Proteins encoded by one window of Kineococcus endophyticus:
- a CDS encoding FAD:protein FMN transferase, producing the protein MPLTEALPVTDAVAQWDVWGTTARVVVDDPAALAAARGLVVSQLRLVDDACNRFRPDSELARLPVGRWVEVSPTLADLLTEALRAARRTDGDVDPTLGDAMCALGYDRPLARFAVTGTAGPVEVRVVTRGRRDWRAVELVDHRVRVPAGVHLDLGATAKAVAADRAARLVADRLGTPVLVALGGDVATAGGDRRWEVLVSDGPREPAQVVALPPGGALATSSTRSRRWRCGTREVHHVLDPRTLLPADPVWRTVSVAAGSCVEANTASTAALVRGRAALGWFAAAGVSARCVAADGTVLTTGRWPA; encoded by the coding sequence ATGCCGCTCACCGAGGCGCTGCCCGTCACCGACGCCGTCGCGCAGTGGGACGTCTGGGGCACCACGGCGCGCGTCGTCGTCGACGACCCGGCGGCCCTGGCCGCCGCCCGCGGTCTCGTCGTCTCCCAGTTGCGGCTCGTCGACGACGCCTGCAACCGCTTCCGGCCCGACAGCGAACTCGCCCGGCTGCCCGTGGGGCGGTGGGTCGAGGTGTCACCGACCCTCGCGGACCTGCTGACGGAGGCCCTGCGCGCGGCCCGGCGCACCGACGGCGACGTCGACCCCACCCTCGGGGACGCGATGTGCGCTCTGGGCTACGACCGGCCCCTCGCGCGGTTCGCGGTCACCGGGACCGCCGGGCCGGTCGAGGTCCGGGTGGTGACGCGGGGACGGCGGGACTGGCGGGCGGTCGAGCTGGTCGACCACCGTGTGCGCGTCCCGGCGGGGGTCCACCTCGACCTCGGGGCCACCGCCAAGGCCGTCGCCGCCGACCGCGCCGCGCGGCTCGTCGCCGACCGCCTCGGGACGCCGGTCCTCGTCGCGCTCGGCGGCGACGTCGCCACCGCGGGAGGGGACCGGCGGTGGGAGGTGCTCGTCAGCGACGGGCCGCGCGAACCCGCCCAGGTCGTCGCGCTGCCCCCGGGGGGTGCGCTGGCGACGTCGAGCACCCGCTCGCGCCGCTGGCGCTGCGGCACCCGCGAGGTGCACCACGTCCTCGACCCGCGCACCCTCCTGCCCGCGGACCCGGTGTGGCGCACCGTGTCCGTCGCCGCGGGCAGCTGCGTCGAGGCGAACACGGCCAGCACGGCGGCCCTCGTGCGGGGCCGCGCGGCCCTCGGCTGGTTCGCCGCCGCAGGGGTCAGCGCCCGCTGCGTCGCCGCCGACGGCACCGTGCTGACGACGGGACGGTGGCCGGCGTGA
- a CDS encoding carbohydrate ABC transporter permease: MATTGAAGTSRRSGISAAAPPARVAKVGTNGGKTFNRIAVVVLTVFAVLWLVPSLWAIKTSLTANSVSALGTQAILKDINPTLASYSSLLGGGDLWNWYLASFITSTLSAALVVLFASMAAFALSRMRFRGRQVVFLLVIAGIMVPADVLIIPIFQMLNTVGLLNTYWAVIFPQVSSVIALFVFKQFFDGLPNELEEAARIDGAGNWRIYWSILMPLSRPVLAAMAIVTFVGVWNNLILPLFVLSNPDLMTIPVGLATVQGSYGQRFSDIQASTVLGALPLVILFVIFQRRIVEGVAGTGLKG; encoded by the coding sequence ATGGCGACCACCGGTGCCGCAGGTACCTCCCGCCGCTCCGGCATCTCCGCCGCAGCACCCCCGGCCCGCGTCGCGAAGGTGGGGACGAACGGGGGCAAGACGTTCAACCGCATCGCCGTCGTCGTCCTCACCGTCTTCGCCGTGCTGTGGCTCGTCCCGAGCCTGTGGGCGATCAAGACCTCGCTCACCGCCAACTCCGTCTCGGCCCTGGGGACGCAGGCGATCCTCAAGGACATCAACCCGACGCTGGCGTCGTACTCCTCGCTGCTGGGCGGCGGGGACCTGTGGAACTGGTACCTGGCGAGCTTCATCACCTCGACCCTGTCGGCGGCCCTCGTCGTGCTCTTCGCCTCGATGGCGGCGTTCGCGCTCTCCCGGATGCGGTTCCGCGGCCGGCAGGTCGTCTTCCTGCTCGTCATCGCCGGGATCATGGTCCCCGCCGACGTGCTCATCATCCCGATCTTCCAGATGCTCAACACGGTCGGGCTGCTCAACACCTACTGGGCCGTCATCTTCCCGCAGGTCTCCAGCGTCATCGCGCTGTTCGTGTTCAAGCAGTTCTTCGACGGACTGCCCAACGAGCTCGAGGAGGCCGCGCGCATCGACGGGGCCGGGAACTGGCGCATCTACTGGTCGATCCTCATGCCGCTGTCGCGCCCGGTGCTGGCGGCCATGGCGATCGTCACCTTCGTCGGGGTGTGGAACAACCTCATCCTGCCGCTGTTCGTCCTGTCCAACCCCGACCTCATGACCATCCCGGTCGGTCTCGCGACCGTCCAGGGCTCCTACGGCCAGCGGTTCTCCGACATCCAGGCCTCCACGGTCCTCGGGGCCCTGCCGCTGGTCATCCTGTTCGTCATCTTCCAGCGCCGCATCGTCGAAGGTGTGGCCGGAACCGGCCTGAAGGGCTGA
- a CDS encoding LLM class flavin-dependent oxidoreductase: MDLSCVVLNDLHPHAFADTARAAEDAGVRTVFSYDHLSWRDLRDGPWYAAVPLLAAAATATERVRLGTLVASPNYRHPVTFAAEVMTLDQLCDGRVELGVGAGTSAHDASVLGVPPLTPRERQDRFEEWTLLLRTLLSQRVTDERGEHYTAHDARNVPGPVSGVPLTVAAAGPRGMRFAARLGQGWVTYGEGEPRPQDGVEEAVERFTAPIARFAALEGADRVRRVALLGLDERGAYADWPRFATALAEAGYDEVCVHWPRPDGRGLPSGALTGVLQTPGLTRD, translated from the coding sequence GTGGACCTCTCCTGCGTCGTGCTCAACGACCTGCACCCGCACGCCTTCGCCGACACCGCCCGGGCGGCCGAGGACGCCGGGGTGCGCACGGTGTTCAGCTACGACCACCTGTCGTGGCGCGACCTGCGCGACGGCCCCTGGTACGCCGCGGTGCCGCTGCTGGCGGCCGCCGCGACGGCCACCGAGCGGGTCCGGCTCGGAACCCTCGTCGCGTCCCCGAACTACCGCCACCCCGTGACGTTCGCCGCCGAGGTCATGACGCTCGACCAGCTCTGCGACGGCCGGGTGGAGCTGGGCGTGGGGGCGGGCACGTCGGCGCACGACGCGTCCGTGCTGGGCGTGCCGCCGCTGACCCCGCGGGAACGGCAGGACCGCTTCGAGGAGTGGACCCTGCTGCTGCGCACGCTGCTGTCGCAGCGGGTCACCGACGAACGGGGCGAGCACTACACCGCCCACGACGCGCGGAACGTTCCCGGGCCCGTCTCCGGGGTGCCGCTGACGGTCGCCGCCGCCGGCCCGCGGGGGATGCGCTTCGCGGCCCGGCTCGGGCAGGGGTGGGTCACCTACGGCGAGGGGGAGCCCCGCCCACAGGACGGGGTCGAGGAGGCGGTCGAGCGGTTCACGGCGCCCATCGCGCGGTTCGCCGCGCTCGAGGGCGCCGACCGCGTGCGGCGGGTCGCGCTGCTCGGCCTCGACGAGCGCGGCGCCTACGCGGACTGGCCGCGGTTCGCGACGGCGCTCGCCGAGGCCGGCTACGACGAGGTGTGCGTGCACTGGCCGCGCCCGGACGGCAGGGGACTGCCGTCCGGGGCGCTGACCGGGGTCCTGCAGACCCCTGGGCTGACGAGGGACTGA
- a CDS encoding alpha-N-arabinofuranosidase, with amino-acid sequence MTTRTASLSGVVDLDVAGATINRHLYGHFAEHLGRCIYEGFWVGEDSEIQNTDGIREDVVQALKDISIPNLRWPGGCFADEYHWMNGVGPREERPSMVNTHWGDVVEDNSFGTHEFMRLCELLGAAPYVSGNVGSGTVAEMSDWIEYLTRSGDAPMSRLRREHGRSEPWKVPFWGIGNENWGCGGNMTAEQYTQLAAQFATYCRNHDGNELYRIAAGPNRDDYHWTETLMKSISSLGGPARSPKHNGWQALSFHYYTHASDDWQHKGSATEFTAAEYHETMVRAWRIDEIVRGHVRVMDAYDPQAAVGLVCDEWGTWWDVEPGTNPGFLYQQNTLRDALVAGLHFDVFHENARRLVMANIAQTVNVLQAMVLTDGAQMVLTPTYHVFAMNAGHQDATSHPVQVTAADAAYEGEAGSYRTLTTTVSSKDGSALVSLTNLDVDGPATVRLDLRGKGWEIARARVLAAPSVQAHNTAQAPDAVAPASFDGARKDGDTLVVELPPHSFATVELTLA; translated from the coding sequence GTGACCACCCGCACCGCCAGCCTGTCCGGAGTCGTCGACCTCGACGTCGCCGGAGCCACCATCAACCGCCACCTCTACGGGCACTTCGCCGAGCACCTCGGCCGCTGCATCTACGAGGGGTTCTGGGTCGGGGAGGACTCCGAGATCCAGAACACCGACGGCATCCGCGAGGACGTCGTGCAGGCGCTGAAGGACATCAGCATCCCGAACCTGCGCTGGCCGGGCGGGTGCTTCGCCGACGAGTACCACTGGATGAACGGCGTCGGCCCGCGCGAGGAGCGCCCGTCGATGGTCAACACCCACTGGGGCGACGTCGTCGAGGACAACTCCTTCGGCACCCACGAGTTCATGCGCCTGTGCGAGCTGCTCGGCGCCGCCCCCTACGTGTCGGGGAACGTCGGGTCCGGCACGGTCGCGGAGATGAGCGACTGGATCGAGTACCTCACACGGTCCGGGGACGCGCCGATGTCGCGGCTGCGCCGCGAGCACGGCCGGTCCGAGCCGTGGAAGGTGCCCTTCTGGGGCATCGGCAACGAGAACTGGGGCTGCGGCGGCAACATGACCGCCGAGCAGTACACCCAGCTCGCCGCCCAGTTCGCGACGTACTGCCGCAACCACGACGGCAACGAGCTGTACCGCATCGCGGCGGGCCCGAACCGGGACGACTACCACTGGACCGAGACGCTGATGAAGTCGATCAGCAGCCTCGGCGGGCCCGCCCGCTCCCCCAAGCACAACGGGTGGCAGGCGCTGTCGTTCCACTACTACACCCACGCCAGCGACGACTGGCAGCACAAGGGCTCGGCCACCGAGTTCACCGCGGCCGAGTACCACGAGACGATGGTCCGGGCCTGGCGCATCGACGAGATCGTCCGCGGCCACGTCCGGGTCATGGACGCCTACGACCCGCAGGCCGCGGTCGGGCTCGTGTGCGACGAGTGGGGCACCTGGTGGGACGTCGAACCCGGCACCAACCCCGGGTTCCTGTACCAGCAGAACACCCTGCGGGACGCGCTCGTGGCCGGACTGCACTTCGACGTGTTCCACGAGAACGCGCGCCGCCTCGTCATGGCGAACATCGCCCAGACGGTGAACGTCCTGCAGGCCATGGTCCTCACCGACGGCGCGCAGATGGTCCTGACGCCCACCTACCACGTGTTCGCGATGAACGCGGGGCACCAGGACGCCACGTCCCACCCCGTCCAGGTGACGGCGGCGGACGCGGCGTACGAGGGTGAGGCGGGGTCGTACCGGACGCTGACCACGACGGTCAGCTCGAAGGACGGTTCCGCGCTGGTCTCCCTGACCAACCTCGACGTGGACGGGCCTGCCACGGTCCGTCTCGACCTGCGGGGCAAGGGCTGGGAGATCGCCCGCGCCCGTGTCCTGGCCGCCCCGAGCGTCCAGGCGCACAACACGGCGCAGGCCCCGGACGCCGTGGCGCCCGCGTCGTTCGACGGTGCGCGCAAGGACGGCGACACCCTCGTCGTCGAGCTGCCGCCGCACTCCTTCGCGACGGTGGAGCTCACCCTCGCGTGA
- a CDS encoding ferric reductase-like transmembrane domain-containing protein, with translation MSSELLWALSRASGLVLLPLFTLVVVLGVLTRGGRRLGRSPRWVTPLVHRSLALAALGFLVVHVGSVVADGYVDVSLLDVVVPFASGYRPFWTGLGTVAVLLLVAVVATSLARVRLGRRVWRAVHALTWPFLAVSLAHALGVGSDTRTPWGLALAAACVVAVLAALAVGRRRDRWRPADPVHRPSVLQGSPR, from the coding sequence GTGAGCTCCGAACTCCTCTGGGCGCTGTCCCGCGCCAGCGGACTGGTCCTGCTGCCGCTCTTCACGCTCGTCGTCGTCCTCGGGGTGCTCACCCGCGGCGGCCGGCGGCTCGGCCGCTCGCCGCGGTGGGTCACCCCGCTCGTGCACCGCTCGCTGGCCCTGGCCGCACTGGGGTTCCTCGTCGTCCACGTCGGCAGCGTCGTGGCCGACGGCTACGTCGACGTCTCGCTCCTCGACGTCGTCGTCCCCTTCGCCTCCGGCTACCGCCCGTTCTGGACCGGCCTGGGCACCGTCGCGGTGCTGCTGCTCGTCGCGGTCGTCGCCACCAGCCTCGCCCGCGTCCGGCTCGGCCGGCGGGTGTGGCGGGCCGTGCACGCCCTCACCTGGCCGTTCCTGGCCGTCAGCCTCGCCCACGCGCTCGGCGTCGGCTCCGACACCCGCACGCCCTGGGGGCTGGCCCTGGCCGCCGCCTGCGTCGTCGCCGTCCTCGCGGCGCTCGCCGTCGGCCGCCGCCGGGACCGCTGGCGCCCCGCCGACCCCGTCCACCGTCCGTCCGTCCTGCAGGGGAGCCCCCGGTGA
- a CDS encoding endo alpha-1,4 polygalactosaminidase, with product MRARWLAGALLLLTSCSGACPDAPPAGPSTSPAQTSPQTPPQSPPQSPPQSPRVLPPPAGAVADYQLGGAYEPADDVRVVVRDRTAEPAAGLYSVCYVNAFQTQPQETGEWLRDRPDLLLRVDGDVVQDPGWPGEFLLDTSTADKRAALAEVVGAWIDGCADAGFQAVEADNLDSATRSDGALAMADAYAYSALLSARAHARGLAYAQKNTAGTTTEQAREAGFDFAVAESCQVYAECGDYTAVHGDRVLEVEYSDDGREPFEEACAARGGEVSVVYRDRELLPRGVPGYEFDHC from the coding sequence GTGCGCGCGAGGTGGCTGGCCGGGGCCCTGCTCCTCCTGACCTCCTGCTCGGGCGCGTGCCCCGACGCTCCCCCGGCGGGCCCGTCGACGAGCCCCGCGCAGACCTCACCGCAGACCCCACCGCAGAGCCCACCGCAGAGCCCACCGCAGAGCCCGAGGGTCCTCCCGCCCCCGGCGGGTGCGGTGGCCGACTACCAGCTCGGCGGGGCGTACGAGCCGGCCGACGACGTCCGCGTCGTGGTGCGCGACCGGACGGCGGAGCCGGCCGCGGGGCTGTACTCGGTCTGCTACGTCAACGCCTTCCAGACCCAGCCGCAGGAGACGGGCGAGTGGCTGCGCGACCGCCCGGACCTGCTGCTGCGCGTGGACGGCGACGTCGTGCAGGACCCGGGCTGGCCCGGGGAGTTCCTCCTCGACACCTCCACGGCCGACAAGCGCGCGGCCCTGGCCGAGGTCGTGGGCGCGTGGATCGACGGCTGCGCGGACGCCGGGTTCCAGGCCGTCGAGGCCGACAACCTCGACTCCGCGACCCGCAGCGACGGGGCCCTGGCGATGGCGGACGCCTACGCGTACTCGGCGCTGCTGTCGGCGCGGGCGCACGCGCGGGGGCTGGCGTACGCGCAGAAGAACACGGCCGGGACGACGACCGAGCAGGCCCGGGAAGCGGGGTTCGACTTCGCCGTGGCGGAGAGCTGCCAGGTGTACGCCGAGTGCGGCGACTACACGGCCGTCCACGGCGACCGCGTGCTGGAGGTGGAGTACTCCGACGACGGCCGGGAACCGTTCGAGGAGGCGTGCGCGGCGCGCGGCGGGGAGGTGTCGGTGGTCTACCGCGACCGGGAACTGCTGCCGCGCGGCGTCCCGGGGTACGAGTTCGACCACTGCTGA
- a CDS encoding NADH-ubiquinone oxidoreductase-F iron-sulfur binding region domain-containing protein — MILDPSHDRPHPCGRPDLLELLRRTGLRGRGGAARPVAAELARVRDAGAGGVVVVNGVEGEPLSRKDVTLLTAVPHLVLDGALAAAAAVGATDVVVCAAAGPGLESVHRAARERPDAVHVALHVVEAAPGFVAGQESAVVAHLDGFAARPRGTGVPLWRNGLGGRPTVVKNVETLARVGLLARGGELADTVLLTLATTTGPRVREVPAGTGLGALLDREGVDGSAGALLGGYHGTWTAPGEPVALTVGTVRSGVVRPLLRGECPLVVTASVVGHLAAASVRQCGPCTFGLPRLHQLRTALAAGRLDTDGLHELRRTVGLLVDRGACHHPDASARTVASVLVTFPAEVEAHRRGTCLAARAVAA; from the coding sequence GTGATCCTCGACCCCTCCCACGACCGTCCCCACCCCTGCGGGCGTCCGGACCTGCTGGAGCTGCTGCGCCGCACCGGGTTGCGCGGTCGCGGCGGCGCCGCCCGGCCCGTCGCCGCCGAACTCGCGCGCGTCCGGGACGCCGGGGCCGGTGGCGTGGTCGTCGTCAACGGCGTCGAGGGGGAGCCGCTGTCCCGCAAGGACGTCACGCTGCTCACCGCCGTCCCGCACCTCGTCCTCGACGGCGCCCTCGCGGCGGCCGCCGCCGTCGGCGCGACCGACGTGGTGGTCTGCGCGGCCGCCGGCCCGGGGCTGGAGTCGGTGCACCGGGCCGCGCGGGAGCGTCCCGACGCGGTCCACGTGGCCCTGCACGTCGTCGAGGCCGCGCCGGGGTTCGTCGCGGGGCAGGAGTCGGCCGTCGTCGCCCACCTCGACGGGTTCGCCGCGCGACCGCGGGGGACGGGGGTCCCGTTGTGGCGCAACGGTCTGGGCGGCCGGCCGACCGTGGTGAAGAACGTCGAGACCCTGGCCCGCGTCGGGCTGCTGGCCCGCGGCGGCGAGCTGGCCGACACCGTCCTGCTCACGCTCGCCACCACGACCGGACCCCGGGTCCGGGAGGTCCCCGCGGGCACCGGACTGGGCGCCCTGCTCGACCGCGAGGGCGTCGACGGGTCCGCCGGGGCCCTGCTCGGCGGGTACCACGGCACGTGGACGGCGCCCGGCGAGCCCGTCGCGCTCACGGTGGGCACCGTGCGCTCGGGAGTCGTCCGCCCCCTGCTGCGGGGCGAGTGCCCGCTGGTCGTCACGGCGAGCGTCGTCGGGCACCTCGCGGCGGCCTCCGTCCGGCAGTGCGGTCCGTGCACGTTCGGGCTGCCGCGCCTGCACCAGCTCAGGACCGCCCTGGCGGCCGGCCGGCTCGACACCGACGGGCTGCACGAGCTGCGGCGGACGGTCGGCCTGCTCGTCGACCGCGGCGCGTGCCACCACCCGGACGCCTCGGCCCGCACGGTCGCGAGCGTCCTGGTGACCTTCCCCGCCGAGGTCGAGGCGCACCGGCGCGGGACGTGCCTGGCGGCCCGGGCGGTGGCGGCGTGA
- a CDS encoding DUF1992 domain-containing protein — protein sequence MTAGGRKPFGTSFEDWIERQVREAHERGEFENLPGAGRPLPGLDREFSAERWAADKARREGFDVSAMPPPPLALRREREVLMRDVHELVSEAAVRDVAADFNDRVLELYRRPADGPLVVVGLLDVEALVEAWRASRPVPAEAPPAAEPPRRRWWRRRG from the coding sequence GTGACGGCCGGTGGACGCAAACCGTTCGGCACCTCCTTCGAGGACTGGATCGAACGGCAGGTGCGGGAGGCGCACGAGCGGGGCGAGTTCGAGAACCTCCCCGGCGCCGGCAGACCGCTGCCCGGGCTGGACCGGGAGTTCTCCGCGGAGCGGTGGGCCGCGGACAAGGCCCGCCGCGAGGGGTTCGACGTCAGCGCCATGCCGCCGCCGCCGCTCGCCCTGCGCCGCGAGCGCGAGGTGCTGATGCGCGACGTCCACGAGCTCGTCTCCGAGGCCGCCGTCCGGGACGTGGCCGCCGACTTCAACGACCGCGTGCTCGAGCTGTACCGGCGCCCGGCGGACGGTCCGCTCGTCGTCGTGGGACTGCTGGACGTCGAGGCGCTCGTGGAGGCGTGGCGCGCGTCCCGCCCCGTTCCGGCCGAAGCGCCGCCGGCGGCGGAACCTCCGCGGCGGCGCTGGTGGCGGCGCCGGGGATAG
- a CDS encoding VOC family protein encodes MTTGQHTTDGVPHGMTTLTPFLAVPRAREAIAFYRDVFGARVVDVTEVGGVVVHAELDLGHGHLQLGEPNPEYHLVPAPAGEDDCYSLGLYCADADAVVARAEAAGASVREPLNDFVSGDRFASIRDPFGVRWSVMTRTQDLSEEESARRVREWAASLG; translated from the coding sequence ATGACGACCGGACAGCACACGACCGACGGTGTCCCGCACGGGATGACGACCCTGACCCCCTTCCTCGCGGTGCCCCGCGCCCGGGAGGCCATCGCCTTCTACCGCGACGTCTTCGGCGCCCGCGTCGTGGACGTCACCGAGGTCGGTGGTGTCGTCGTGCACGCCGAGCTCGACCTCGGCCACGGGCACCTGCAGCTGGGGGAACCGAACCCCGAGTACCACCTCGTCCCCGCGCCGGCGGGGGAGGACGACTGCTACTCCCTCGGCCTGTACTGCGCCGACGCGGACGCCGTCGTCGCCCGCGCGGAGGCGGCCGGGGCGAGCGTGCGCGAACCCCTCAACGACTTCGTCTCCGGCGACCGCTTCGCCAGCATCCGCGACCCGTTCGGCGTGCGCTGGTCGGTGATGACCCGCACGCAGGACCTGTCCGAGGAGGAGAGCGCCCGGCGGGTGCGGGAGTGGGCCGCCTCGCTGGGCTGA
- a CDS encoding LacI family DNA-binding transcriptional regulator, whose translation MGVNPHRVHRAASMADVARRAGVSAQTVSRVVNDRPHVDAATRARVLEALEALGYRRNPAAVSLATGSYRTIGVVASTLTAHGPVLALDGMTEEVARHGYSLALCPLRAPTVAAVSEAVASLVGSGVDAVVLGVETELMQAMPRPLVPGLPVVVMDGEGSTEEPAADSDPAPGLLAAMAHLADLGHRQLRHLAGPSDSATARRRRELWSTFCTERGLDVVEPLVTDWSAASGFSAGTALLRTDPDVTAVVAANDQVALGFVRACADAGVRVPDDVSVVGFDDVEYADVAVPRLSTVRHDLREVGRRAVRQLLHDLGVLPEAPQWPVPSEFVLRESTAPPATRPRQQWSNSYPGTPRGSSSRSR comes from the coding sequence ATGGGCGTGAATCCGCACCGCGTCCACCGGGCGGCGAGCATGGCCGACGTCGCCCGTCGCGCGGGGGTCTCCGCCCAGACGGTCTCCCGCGTCGTCAACGACCGCCCCCACGTCGACGCCGCGACCCGCGCGCGCGTCCTGGAGGCGCTCGAGGCGCTGGGCTACCGGCGCAACCCGGCCGCCGTCTCCCTGGCGACCGGCAGCTACCGGACCATCGGCGTCGTCGCCTCGACCCTCACGGCCCACGGGCCCGTCCTCGCGCTCGACGGCATGACCGAGGAGGTCGCGCGGCACGGCTACTCGCTGGCGCTGTGCCCGCTGCGCGCACCCACCGTCGCGGCCGTGTCCGAGGCCGTCGCCTCGCTCGTGGGGTCGGGCGTCGACGCGGTCGTCCTCGGGGTCGAGACGGAGCTGATGCAGGCCATGCCCCGGCCGCTGGTGCCGGGGCTGCCCGTCGTCGTCATGGACGGCGAGGGGTCGACCGAGGAGCCCGCCGCGGACAGCGACCCCGCGCCCGGGCTGCTCGCCGCCATGGCCCACCTCGCCGACCTCGGGCACCGGCAGCTGCGCCACCTCGCCGGGCCGTCCGACAGCGCGACCGCCCGGCGGCGACGGGAGCTGTGGAGCACGTTCTGCACCGAGCGGGGCCTCGACGTCGTCGAACCGCTCGTCACCGACTGGAGCGCCGCCTCGGGGTTCTCCGCGGGCACTGCCCTGCTGCGCACCGACCCGGACGTCACGGCGGTCGTCGCCGCCAACGACCAGGTCGCCCTCGGGTTCGTGCGCGCGTGCGCCGACGCCGGGGTCCGCGTGCCCGACGACGTCAGCGTCGTGGGTTTCGACGACGTCGAGTACGCCGACGTCGCCGTGCCCCGGCTCAGCACGGTGCGGCACGACCTGCGCGAGGTCGGCCGCCGGGCCGTGCGTCAGCTCCTGCACGACCTCGGGGTCCTGCCCGAGGCGCCGCAGTGGCCCGTGCCCAGCGAGTTCGTCCTGCGCGAGAGCACCGCCCCGCCGGCGACGCGCCCGCGTCAGCAGTGGTCGAACTCGTACCCCGGGACGCCGCGCGGCAGCAGTTCCCGGTCGCGGTAG
- a CDS encoding ferredoxin — translation MSELRIDFAACDGHGVCTGLLPELLVADDWGFPAVRGGGRRAVVPEELRGRARDAERMCPVLALRVAAAERAG, via the coding sequence GTGAGCGAGCTGCGCATCGACTTCGCCGCCTGCGACGGGCACGGCGTCTGCACCGGGCTGCTGCCCGAGCTGCTCGTCGCCGACGACTGGGGGTTCCCCGCCGTCCGCGGTGGGGGTCGGCGCGCCGTCGTGCCGGAGGAGCTGCGGGGGCGGGCCCGCGACGCGGAACGGATGTGCCCCGTGCTCGCCCTCCGCGTTGCCGCCGCGGAGCGCGCTGGTTAG
- a CDS encoding response regulator transcription factor: protein MDSHDEHGHGAVGFADLATRAKVEGVVRLVVDDTALVCLTEEAFDRLTGRRADVLDDATASRAVRLTPREEQALRLVGTGLTAAETAAVLGVAVNTVSQHLVGARRKYGVSSTRAAVEHARRDGLL from the coding sequence ATGGACTCGCACGACGAGCACGGACACGGTGCGGTGGGGTTCGCCGACCTGGCCACCCGAGCCAAGGTCGAGGGCGTGGTGCGGCTCGTCGTCGACGACACCGCCCTGGTCTGCCTCACCGAGGAGGCGTTCGACCGCCTGACCGGCCGTCGCGCCGACGTCCTGGACGACGCAACCGCTTCTCGCGCAGTGCGTCTGACACCCCGCGAGGAGCAGGCGCTGCGACTGGTCGGCACGGGCCTGACGGCCGCCGAGACCGCGGCGGTGCTGGGGGTGGCGGTCAACACGGTCAGCCAGCACCTCGTCGGGGCCCGGCGCAAGTACGGCGTCTCGAGCACGCGCGCGGCCGTGGAGCACGCCCGCCGCGACGGTTTGCTGTGA
- a CDS encoding AraC family transcriptional regulator: MSLPAHPTRGILHPGRLPTFTRLPAPAAVAHLVRWFWVPEWDVDPGRTSRQHVVGYPGCNLVVDSRQGGFAGFAGPTTRASHQDLTGRGWAVGALLQPAAVPAFSPDPAADRDRYRHLDEPALVRDVTAAMTSEGPDRLERATAALAGLVADRVGPVDDDALAANAFVALVESDPTLVRVEDVAARLARSPRTVQRLAQRFVGLPPAAVVRRRRLQEAAERVRSDPGADLAGIAADLGYADHGHLTREFRRVLGTAPSEYRRATRQD; this comes from the coding sequence GTGAGCCTGCCCGCGCACCCCACCCGGGGGATCCTGCACCCGGGCCGCCTGCCGACGTTCACGCGGCTGCCGGCCCCGGCCGCGGTCGCCCACCTCGTGCGCTGGTTCTGGGTCCCCGAGTGGGACGTGGACCCGGGCCGCACGTCGCGCCAGCACGTCGTGGGCTACCCGGGCTGCAACCTCGTCGTCGACTCCCGGCAGGGGGGTTTCGCCGGGTTCGCCGGCCCGACGACCCGCGCCTCGCACCAGGACCTCACCGGCCGCGGGTGGGCCGTCGGGGCGTTGCTGCAGCCCGCGGCGGTGCCGGCCTTCAGCCCCGACCCGGCGGCCGACCGCGACCGCTACCGCCACCTCGACGAACCCGCCCTCGTGCGGGACGTGACCGCCGCCATGACCTCGGAGGGACCGGACCGCCTCGAGCGCGCCACGGCGGCCCTGGCGGGTCTCGTCGCCGACCGGGTGGGCCCGGTCGACGACGACGCCCTGGCGGCCAACGCCTTCGTCGCCCTCGTCGAGTCCGACCCCACCCTCGTCCGCGTCGAGGACGTGGCCGCCCGGCTGGCCCGATCACCCCGGACGGTGCAGCGGCTGGCGCAGCGGTTCGTCGGGCTGCCGCCGGCCGCCGTCGTCCGGCGGCGCCGGCTGCAGGAGGCCGCCGAGCGCGTCCGCTCCGACCCCGGTGCGGACCTGGCCGGGATCGCCGCGGACCTCGGCTACGCCGACCACGGCCACCTCACGCGGGAGTTCCGCCGCGTCCTCGGCACCGCCCCCAGCGAGTACCGGCGCGCGACGCGCCAGGACTAG